Proteins encoded together in one Pseudomonas arsenicoxydans window:
- the proB gene encoding glutamate 5-kinase has product MRSKVTGAQRWVVKIGSALLTADGKGLDRAAMGVWVEQMVALHEAGVELVLVSSGAVAAGMSRLGWTVRPSAMHELQAAAAIGQMGLVQAWESSFAEHGRHTAQILLTHDDLSDRKRYLNARSTLRALVELKVIPVINENDTVVTDEIRFGDNDTLAALVANLVEADLLVILTDRDGMFDADPRNNPNANLIYEARADDPALDAVAGGTGGALGRGGMQTKLRAARLAARSGAHTIIVGGRIERVLDRLKAGERIGTLLSPERGMLAARKQWLAGHLQTRGTLVLDAGAVTALSKGNKSLLPVGVKLVQGSFRRGEMVVCVAPDGREIARGLANYSALEAQKIIGQSSEAIVGLLGYMAEPELVHRDNLILV; this is encoded by the coding sequence ATGCGGAGCAAGGTGACAGGTGCGCAGCGTTGGGTCGTGAAAATCGGCAGCGCTTTGCTGACGGCGGACGGCAAGGGCCTGGATCGCGCGGCAATGGGTGTCTGGGTCGAGCAGATGGTGGCTCTGCATGAAGCTGGCGTCGAGCTGGTGCTGGTGTCCTCCGGGGCCGTGGCAGCGGGGATGAGTCGCTTGGGCTGGACGGTACGACCCAGTGCGATGCACGAGCTGCAGGCCGCTGCCGCCATCGGTCAGATGGGGTTGGTGCAGGCCTGGGAGTCGAGCTTCGCCGAGCATGGCCGGCACACCGCGCAGATTCTCCTGACGCACGATGACTTGTCCGACCGCAAACGCTATCTGAATGCGCGCAGTACGCTGCGAGCGTTGGTCGAGCTAAAAGTGATCCCGGTCATCAACGAAAACGACACCGTGGTAACCGACGAGATCCGTTTTGGCGACAACGACACCTTGGCGGCGCTGGTGGCGAACCTGGTTGAGGCTGATCTGCTGGTCATTCTCACCGACCGCGATGGCATGTTCGACGCTGACCCTCGCAACAATCCCAACGCTAACCTGATTTACGAAGCGCGCGCCGATGATCCTGCGCTGGATGCTGTCGCGGGCGGCACCGGTGGTGCATTGGGTCGTGGCGGTATGCAGACCAAATTGCGCGCTGCGCGTCTGGCTGCGCGTTCCGGTGCCCACACCATCATCGTGGGTGGGCGCATTGAGCGCGTGCTGGATCGTCTGAAGGCGGGGGAGCGCATCGGCACCTTGCTGTCGCCGGAGCGCGGCATGCTGGCGGCGCGCAAGCAATGGCTGGCAGGGCATCTGCAGACTCGCGGCACCCTGGTGCTGGATGCGGGTGCGGTGACGGCGTTGTCCAAGGGCAACAAAAGTCTGCTGCCGGTGGGCGTCAAGCTGGTCCAGGGCAGTTTCCGGCGTGGCGAAATGGTCGTTTGCGTGGCTCCGGATGGTCGGGAGATCGCTCGCGGCCTGGCCAACTACAGTGCGCTAGAAGCACAAAAAATCATCGGTCAGTCGTCTGAGGCGATTGTCGGTCTGTTGGGTTACATGGCTGAGCCAGAACTGGTTCACCGCGATAACCTGATTCTGGTCTGA
- a CDS encoding CreA family protein: MRMAKGLLGLLLAMPLLASAEEIGQVSTVFKFVGPNDRIVVEAFDDPKVEGVTCYLSRAKTGGVKGGLGLAEDRAEASIACRQVGPISFKGELKDGDEVFKERTSLVFKTMQVVRFLDKKRNTLVYLVYSDRLIEGSPQNAVTAIPILPWTHAQ, translated from the coding sequence ATGCGCATGGCAAAAGGATTATTGGGTCTGCTGTTGGCGATGCCGCTGCTGGCCTCGGCCGAGGAAATTGGCCAGGTGTCGACGGTGTTCAAATTCGTCGGCCCGAACGACCGTATCGTCGTCGAGGCGTTTGATGACCCTAAGGTCGAGGGCGTGACCTGCTACCTGTCGCGAGCCAAGACGGGCGGCGTTAAGGGTGGTTTGGGGTTGGCTGAAGATCGTGCTGAGGCGTCTATCGCTTGTCGCCAGGTCGGTCCGATCAGCTTCAAGGGCGAGCTCAAGGATGGCGACGAGGTGTTCAAGGAGCGCACATCGCTGGTGTTCAAGACCATGCAGGTGGTGCGTTTCCTCGACAAGAAGCGCAATACGCTGGTGTACCTGGTTTATAGCGATCGCCTGATCGAAGGCAGTCCACAGAATGCGGTGACGGCCATCCCGATCCTGCCGTGGACCCACGCTCAGTAA
- the rpsT gene encoding 30S ribosomal protein S20, producing the protein MANTPSAKKRAKQAEKRRSHNASLRSMVRTYIKNVVKAIDAKDAEKAQAAYVLAVPVIDRMADKGIIHKNKAARHKSRLNGHVKALNLAVAA; encoded by the coding sequence GTGGCCAACACACCTTCCGCCAAAAAACGTGCAAAACAGGCTGAGAAGCGTCGCAGCCACAACGCCAGCCTGCGTTCCATGGTTCGTACCTACATCAAGAATGTAGTTAAAGCCATCGACGCAAAAGACGCTGAAAAAGCTCAAGCAGCTTACGTTCTGGCTGTGCCAGTAATCGACCGTATGGCCGATAAAGGCATCATCCACAAGAACAAGGCAGCTCGTCATAAGAGCCGCCTGAACGGTCACGTCAAGGCTCTGAACCTTGCTGTTGCCGCATAA
- the murJ gene encoding murein biosynthesis integral membrane protein MurJ — translation MNLLKSLAAVSSITMLSRILGFVRDTLIARTFGAGMATDAFFIAFKLPNLLRRIFAEGAFSQAFVPILAEYKSQKGEEATRTFIAYVSGLLTLVLALVTALGMLAAPWVIWATAPGFTDTPEKFELTSSLLRVTFPYILLISLSSLAGAILNTYNRFSVPAFVPTLLNVSMIIFSVFLTPYFDPPVMALGWAVLVGGLAQLLYQLPHLKKIGMLVLPRLNLRDTGVWRVMKQMLPAILGVSVSQISLIINTIFASFLVAGSVSWMYYADRLMELPSGVLGVALGTILLPTLAKTYASKDRNEYSRILDWGLRLCFVLVLPCSLALGILAEPLTVSLFQYGQFSAFDASMTQRALIAYSVGLLGIIVIKVLAPGFYAQQNIRTPVKIAIFTLVVTQLFNLVLIGPLAHAGLALAISAGACINAGLLFYQLRKQQMYQPQPGWAKFGLKLVIAVLVMSAVLLVGMHFMPAWDQGHMLERFLRLGALVAAGVVSYFGMLLLMGFRLRDFNRKALS, via the coding sequence ATGAATCTGCTCAAATCGTTGGCCGCCGTCAGCTCTATCACGATGCTTTCCCGGATTCTGGGGTTCGTTCGTGACACTCTCATCGCGCGCACATTTGGCGCCGGAATGGCGACTGACGCCTTCTTCATCGCCTTTAAATTGCCCAATCTGCTGCGGCGAATCTTTGCCGAAGGGGCATTTTCCCAGGCGTTTGTGCCGATTCTTGCCGAATACAAAAGCCAGAAGGGCGAAGAGGCGACGCGAACGTTCATTGCTTACGTCAGCGGCCTGCTGACTTTGGTGCTGGCGCTGGTGACTGCGCTGGGCATGCTCGCCGCACCATGGGTTATCTGGGCCACGGCGCCGGGCTTCACCGATACCCCGGAAAAATTCGAGCTGACCTCCAGCCTGTTGCGGGTGACCTTCCCTTATATATTGCTCATTTCCCTGTCCTCATTGGCTGGGGCGATCCTCAATACGTACAACCGCTTTTCCGTGCCGGCCTTCGTGCCGACCCTGCTCAATGTCAGCATGATCATCTTTTCGGTGTTCCTGACGCCGTATTTCGATCCGCCGGTCATGGCGCTGGGTTGGGCGGTACTGGTGGGTGGCCTGGCGCAATTGCTCTATCAGCTGCCGCACCTGAAAAAGATCGGCATGCTCGTCCTTCCGCGCCTGAACTTGCGTGACACTGGCGTCTGGCGCGTCATGAAGCAGATGTTGCCGGCGATTCTCGGCGTGTCCGTGAGTCAGATTTCGCTGATCATCAACACTATTTTCGCCTCGTTCCTGGTCGCAGGCTCCGTGTCGTGGATGTATTACGCCGACCGCTTGATGGAATTGCCGTCCGGTGTGCTGGGAGTCGCGCTCGGAACGATTCTGCTGCCGACCCTGGCCAAGACCTACGCCAGCAAGGATCGCAACGAGTATTCGCGGATTCTCGATTGGGGCCTGCGCCTGTGCTTCGTGCTGGTGTTGCCATGTTCGCTGGCGCTGGGGATTCTGGCCGAGCCGCTGACGGTTTCGCTGTTCCAGTACGGTCAGTTCAGTGCGTTTGACGCATCCATGACCCAGCGGGCGTTGATTGCCTATTCTGTCGGTCTGCTCGGGATTATTGTGATCAAAGTGCTGGCGCCGGGCTTTTATGCGCAACAAAACATCCGGACCCCGGTAAAAATCGCGATTTTCACCCTGGTCGTTACCCAGTTGTTCAACCTGGTGCTGATCGGCCCGCTGGCTCACGCCGGTCTGGCCCTGGCGATCAGCGCCGGTGCCTGCATCAATGCCGGGCTATTGTTCTATCAATTGCGTAAACAGCAGATGTATCAGCCGCAACCGGGCTGGGCGAAGTTTGGCCTTAAACTGGTGATCGCCGTATTGGTCATGTCTGCGGTGCTACTGGTAGGGATGCACTTTATGCCGGCCTGGGATCAGGGGCATATGCTGGAACGGTTCCTGCGCCTGGGCGCATTGGTCGCGGCCGGTGTGGTCAGTTATTTCGGCATGCTGCTGTTGATGGGCTTCCGTTTGCGCGACTTCAATCGCAAGGCGCTGAGCTGA
- the ribF gene encoding bifunctional riboflavin kinase/FAD synthetase has product MQLVRGLHNLRPQHRGCVATIGNFDGVHRGHQAILARLRERAIELGVPSCVVIFEPQPREFFAPDTAPARLARLRDKLQLLAEEGVDRVLCLAFNQRLSKLSANEFVDTILVDGLGVQHLEVGDDFRFGCDRIGDFDFLQHAGVLQGFTVEAAQTVELDGIRVSSTQVRNALAAADFALAERLLGRPFRIAGRVLHGQKLARQLGTPTANIQLKRRRVPLTGVYLVNVDIDGKTWPGVANIGVRPTVQGDGKAHLEVHLLDFAGDLYDRRLTVVFHHKLREEQRFASLEALKTAINADVAAARALSHLAPIANEEP; this is encoded by the coding sequence ATGCAGCTGGTTCGAGGCCTCCACAATCTGCGCCCCCAGCATCGGGGCTGTGTCGCCACTATTGGCAACTTTGACGGTGTTCACCGTGGCCACCAGGCTATCCTGGCGCGGCTGCGTGAGCGTGCTATCGAGTTGGGCGTGCCCAGCTGCGTGGTGATTTTCGAGCCGCAGCCACGGGAGTTCTTTGCCCCGGACACGGCTCCAGCCCGTCTGGCCCGGCTGCGGGATAAACTGCAGCTGCTGGCCGAGGAAGGCGTCGACCGCGTCCTGTGCCTGGCCTTCAATCAGCGCCTGAGCAAGCTCAGCGCCAATGAATTCGTCGATACCATTCTGGTTGACGGCCTGGGCGTGCAGCACCTGGAGGTCGGTGACGACTTCCGGTTCGGTTGCGATCGAATCGGGGATTTCGATTTCCTGCAGCATGCCGGTGTCCTTCAGGGCTTTACCGTCGAAGCGGCGCAGACAGTCGAGCTGGACGGTATTCGCGTCAGCAGCACTCAGGTCCGCAATGCCCTGGCCGCTGCTGATTTTGCCTTGGCCGAGCGCCTGCTCGGGCGTCCGTTCCGGATTGCCGGGCGCGTGTTGCATGGCCAGAAGCTGGCGCGTCAGTTGGGTACGCCGACCGCCAACATTCAACTCAAGCGTCGTCGCGTGCCGCTGACCGGGGTTTACCTGGTCAATGTCGACATCGACGGCAAGACCTGGCCAGGCGTTGCCAATATTGGCGTGCGGCCCACCGTTCAAGGTGATGGCAAAGCCCACCTTGAAGTGCATCTTTTAGATTTTGCCGGCGATCTGTATGACCGGCGTTTGACGGTGGTTTTCCACCACAAGCTGCGTGAAGAGCAGCGTTTCGCCTCTCTGGAGGCGCTTAAGACGGCGATCAATGCGGATGTTGCCGCCGCCCGTGCCCTGTCGCACCTAGCGCCAATCGCTAATGAAGAGCCTTAA
- the ileS gene encoding isoleucine--tRNA ligase produces the protein MTDYKATLNLPDTAFPMKAGLPQREPQILQRWDSIGLYGKLREIGKDRPKFVLHDGPPYANGTIHIGHALNKILKDMIIRSKTLSGFDAPYVPGWDCHGLPIEHKVEVTHGKNLGADKTRELCRAYATEQIEGQKSEFIRLGVLGDFANPYKTMDFKNEAGEIRALAEIVKGGFVFKGLKPVNWCFDCGSALAEAEVEYENKKSSTIDVAFPIADEAELAAAFGLASLAKPASIVIWTTTPWTIPANQALNVHPEFNYALVDVGDKLLVLAEELVESCLARYSLEGSVIATTTGKALELINFRHPFYDRLSPVYLAEYVELGAGTGVVHSSPAYGVDDFVTCKKYGMVNDDIINPVQSNGVYVPSLEFFGGQFIWKANPAIVDKLTEVGALLHTSIIEHSYMHCWRHKTPLIYRATAQWFIGMDKEPVTGDTLRKRAIKAIEETKFVPAWGQARLHSMIANRPDWCISRQRNWGVPIPFFLNKESGELHPRTAELMEEVAKRVEVEGIEAWFKMDAAELLGDEAPQYDKISDTLDVWFDSGTTHWHVLRGSHPMGHETGPRADLYLEGSDQHRGWFHSSLLTGCAIDNHAPYRELLTHGFTVDESGRKMSKSLGNVIAPQKVNDTLGADIMRLWVASTDYSGEMAVSEQILQRSADAYRRIRNTARFLLSNLTGFNPATDILPAEEMLALDRWAVDRTLLLQRELQEHYGEYRFWNVYSKIHNFCVQELGGFYLDIIKDRQYTTGANSKARRSAQTALYHISEALVRWIAPILAFTADELWEYLPGERNESVMLNTWYEGLTELPADVELGRAYWERIMEVKVAVNKEMEIQRAAKAVGGNLQAEVTLFAEEALSADLAKLSNELRFVLITSTATVAPFVQAPADAVVTEVSGLKLQVVKSSHAKCARCWHCREDVGVNPEHPEICGRCVDNISGAGEVRHYA, from the coding sequence ATGACCGACTATAAAGCCACGCTAAACCTTCCGGACACCGCCTTCCCAATGAAGGCCGGCCTGCCTCAGCGCGAACCGCAGATTCTGCAGCGCTGGGACAGCATTGGCCTGTACGGTAAGTTGCGCGAGATTGGCAAGGATCGTCCGAAGTTCGTACTGCACGACGGTCCTCCGTACGCCAACGGCACGATTCACATCGGTCATGCGCTGAACAAGATTCTCAAGGACATGATCATCCGCTCGAAAACCCTGTCGGGTTTCGACGCGCCTTATGTTCCGGGCTGGGACTGCCACGGCCTGCCGATCGAACACAAAGTCGAAGTGACCCACGGTAAAAACCTGGGCGCGGACAAGACCCGCGAACTGTGCCGTGCCTACGCCACCGAGCAGATCGAAGGCCAGAAATCCGAATTCATCCGTCTGGGCGTGTTGGGCGACTTCGCCAACCCGTACAAGACCATGGACTTCAAGAACGAGGCCGGTGAAATCCGCGCCTTGGCCGAAATCGTCAAGGGCGGTTTCGTGTTCAAGGGCCTCAAGCCTGTGAACTGGTGCTTCGACTGCGGTTCGGCCCTGGCTGAAGCGGAAGTCGAGTACGAAAACAAAAAGTCCTCGACCATCGACGTGGCGTTCCCGATTGCCGATGAAGCCGAACTGGCTGCCGCTTTCGGTCTGGCGTCGTTGGCCAAGCCTGCGTCCATCGTGATCTGGACCACCACCCCGTGGACCATCCCGGCCAACCAGGCGCTGAACGTTCACCCGGAATTCAACTACGCCCTGGTCGATGTCGGCGACAAGTTGCTGGTGCTGGCTGAAGAGCTGGTCGAGTCGTGCCTGGCCCGTTACAGCCTGGAAGGCTCGGTCATCGCGACCACCACCGGTAAAGCGCTGGAGCTGATCAACTTCCGTCACCCGTTCTACGATCGCCTGTCGCCGGTTTACCTGGCCGAGTACGTTGAATTGGGCGCCGGTACGGGTGTGGTTCACTCCTCGCCAGCCTACGGCGTGGACGACTTCGTGACCTGCAAGAAGTACGGCATGGTCAACGACGACATCATCAATCCGGTGCAAAGCAACGGCGTTTACGTGCCATCGCTGGAGTTCTTCGGCGGCCAGTTCATCTGGAAAGCCAACCCGGCCATCGTCGACAAACTGACCGAAGTCGGTGCGTTGCTGCACACCAGCATCATCGAACACAGCTACATGCACTGCTGGCGTCACAAGACTCCGCTGATCTACCGCGCCACCGCGCAGTGGTTCATCGGCATGGACAAAGAGCCTGTAACCGGCGACACCCTGCGCAAGCGGGCTATCAAAGCCATCGAAGAGACCAAGTTCGTTCCGGCCTGGGGCCAGGCGCGCCTGCACTCGATGATCGCCAACCGGCCGGACTGGTGCATCTCCCGTCAGCGTAACTGGGGCGTGCCAATTCCGTTCTTCCTGAACAAGGAAAGCGGTGAACTGCACCCGCGTACTGCTGAACTGATGGAAGAAGTGGCCAAGCGCGTCGAAGTCGAAGGCATCGAAGCCTGGTTCAAGATGGACGCCGCCGAGTTGCTCGGTGATGAAGCGCCGCAATACGACAAGATCAGCGACACCCTGGACGTCTGGTTCGATTCGGGCACCACGCACTGGCACGTCCTGCGCGGTTCGCACCCGATGGGCCACGAGACCGGTCCGCGTGCGGACCTGTACCTGGAAGGCTCGGATCAACACCGCGGCTGGTTCCATTCGTCGCTGCTGACCGGTTGCGCCATCGACAACCACGCGCCGTACCGCGAGCTGCTGACCCACGGCTTCACCGTCGATGAGTCCGGCCGCAAAATGTCCAAGTCCCTTGGCAACGTGATCGCACCACAAAAAGTCAACGACACCCTGGGCGCCGACATCATGCGTCTGTGGGTAGCATCGACCGATTACTCGGGCGAAATGGCAGTTTCCGAGCAGATTCTGCAGCGCAGCGCGGACGCCTACCGGCGTATCCGTAACACCGCACGCTTCCTGCTTTCGAACCTGACCGGTTTCAACCCGGCCACCGACATCCTGCCCGCCGAAGAAATGCTGGCGCTGGACCGTTGGGCCGTGGACCGTACTTTGCTGCTGCAACGCGAGTTGCAAGAGCACTACGGCGAGTACCGCTTCTGGAACGTCTACTCCAAGATCCACAACTTCTGCGTGCAGGAGCTGGGCGGCTTCTACCTCGACATCATCAAGGACCGTCAGTACACCACTGGCGCCAACAGCAAGGCTCGCCGTTCGGCGCAAACCGCGCTGTACCACATCTCTGAAGCGCTGGTGCGCTGGATCGCTCCGATCCTTGCGTTCACCGCCGACGAACTGTGGGAATACCTGCCGGGCGAGCGTAACGAATCGGTGATGCTCAACACCTGGTACGAAGGCCTGACCGAACTGCCGGCAGACGTCGAACTGGGCCGCGCCTATTGGGAGCGGATCATGGAGGTCAAGGTAGCGGTCAACAAGGAAATGGAAATCCAGCGCGCGGCCAAGGCCGTCGGTGGCAACCTGCAAGCCGAAGTGACGCTGTTCGCCGAAGAGGCGCTGAGCGCCGACCTGGCCAAGCTGAGCAACGAACTGCGCTTCGTGCTGATCACCTCGACCGCCACTGTCGCACCGTTCGTGCAGGCTCCGGCCGATGCCGTGGTCACCGAAGTCAGCGGTTTGAAGTTGCAAGTGGTCAAGTCGAGCCACGCCAAGTGCGCCCGTTGCTGGCACTGCCGTGAAGACGTCGGCGTGAATCCGGAGCATCCGGAAATCTGCGGTCGTTGCGTCGACAACATCAGCGGCGCTGGCGAGGTTCGTCACTATGCCTAA
- the lspA gene encoding signal peptidase II yields the protein MPNAAGRFGRLSWLWLSLLVLVIDQASKFYFEGKLEMYQQIVVIPDLFSWTLAYNTGAAFSFLADSSGWQRWLFALIAVVVSAVLVVWLKRLGRNETWLAIALALVLGGALGNLYDRIALGHVIDFILVHWQNRWYFPAFNFADSAITVGAVMLALDMFKSKKTGEAVHD from the coding sequence ATGCCTAACGCGGCTGGCCGTTTCGGACGGCTGAGCTGGCTCTGGTTGAGTTTGCTGGTCCTGGTCATCGACCAGGCCAGCAAGTTCTACTTCGAAGGCAAGCTCGAGATGTACCAGCAAATCGTGGTCATCCCCGATTTGTTCAGCTGGACACTGGCCTACAACACCGGCGCGGCGTTCAGCTTCCTGGCTGACAGCTCCGGCTGGCAGCGCTGGTTGTTCGCCCTGATTGCCGTCGTGGTCAGTGCGGTGCTGGTGGTGTGGCTCAAGCGCCTGGGGCGCAACGAAACCTGGCTGGCGATTGCGCTGGCCCTGGTGCTCGGTGGCGCGCTGGGCAATCTGTACGACCGCATTGCCCTGGGTCATGTGATCGATTTCATTCTGGTGCATTGGCAGAACCGCTGGTATTTCCCGGCGTTCAACTTCGCCGACAGTGCAATCACTGTCGGTGCCGTAATGCTTGCACTGGACATGTTCAAAAGTAAGAAAACCGGAGAAGCCGTTCATGACTGA
- the fkpB gene encoding FKBP-type peptidyl-prolyl cis-trans isomerase — MAEQRIRQNTEVTLHFALRLENGDTVDSTFDKAPATFKVGDGNLLPGFEAALFGFKAGDKRTLTIQPENAFGQPNPQNVQIIPRSQFKDMELSPGLLVIFNDAANTELPGVVKEFDDEQVTIDFNHPLAGKTLTFDVEIISVKSL; from the coding sequence TTGGCTGAGCAACGCATCCGCCAGAACACGGAAGTCACTTTGCACTTTGCACTGCGCCTGGAGAACGGCGACACGGTCGACAGCACATTCGACAAAGCCCCGGCGACCTTCAAGGTCGGTGACGGCAACCTGTTGCCAGGTTTCGAAGCAGCGCTGTTCGGCTTCAAGGCGGGCGACAAGCGTACTCTGACGATTCAGCCGGAAAACGCGTTTGGCCAGCCCAATCCGCAGAACGTGCAGATCATTCCCCGTTCGCAGTTCAAGGACATGGAACTGTCGCCCGGTTTGCTGGTGATCTTCAACGATGCAGCGAATACCGAACTGCCCGGTGTGGTGAAGGAATTCGATGACGAGCAAGTGACCATCGACTTCAACCATCCGCTGGCCGGTAAAACCTTGACCTTTGACGTCGAGATCATCAGCGTAAAATCGCTGTAA
- the ispH gene encoding 4-hydroxy-3-methylbut-2-enyl diphosphate reductase: MQIKLANPRGFCAGVDRAIEIVNRALEVFGPPIYVRHEVVHNKFVVEDLRARGAIFVEELDQVPDDVIVIFSAHGVSQAVRTEAAGRGLKVFDATCPLVTKVHIEVARYSRDGRECILIGHAGHPEVEGTMGQYDGSNGGAIYLVEDEKDVASLQVNNPEKLAFVTQTTLSMDDTSRVIDALRTRFPAIGGPRKDDICYATQNRQDAVKQLADECDVVLVVGSPNSSNSNRLRELAERMATPAYLIDGAEDLQKSWFEGVERIGITAGASAPEVLVRGVIQQLQAWGATGADELAGREENITFSMPKELRVRSLL; the protein is encoded by the coding sequence ATGCAAATCAAACTCGCCAACCCCCGTGGCTTCTGCGCCGGTGTGGACCGCGCGATCGAAATCGTCAACCGCGCCCTGGAAGTCTTCGGGCCGCCGATCTATGTGCGCCATGAAGTGGTCCACAACAAATTCGTCGTCGAAGACCTGCGTGCTCGCGGGGCGATCTTCGTCGAAGAGCTGGATCAGGTGCCGGACGATGTCATCGTTATCTTCAGTGCCCACGGCGTTTCCCAGGCCGTACGTACCGAAGCGGCCGGCCGTGGATTGAAAGTATTCGACGCAACCTGCCCGCTGGTGACCAAGGTGCACATCGAAGTTGCGCGCTACAGCCGCGACGGCCGTGAATGCATCCTCATTGGCCACGCCGGTCATCCGGAAGTCGAAGGCACCATGGGCCAGTACGATGGCAGCAATGGCGGTGCGATCTATCTGGTCGAAGACGAGAAAGACGTCGCCTCATTGCAGGTCAACAATCCTGAAAAACTGGCGTTCGTGACCCAGACCACCCTGTCCATGGACGACACCAGCCGGGTGATCGACGCGCTGCGTACACGCTTCCCGGCGATCGGTGGCCCGCGCAAGGATGACATTTGCTACGCCACGCAAAACCGTCAGGATGCGGTCAAGCAACTGGCCGACGAGTGCGACGTGGTACTGGTGGTCGGCAGCCCTAACAGCTCCAACTCCAACCGCTTGCGTGAACTCGCCGAGCGCATGGCCACACCGGCCTATCTGATCGACGGTGCCGAAGACTTGCAAAAGAGCTGGTTCGAAGGTGTCGAACGCATCGGCATTACCGCCGGCGCCTCTGCGCCGGAAGTTCTGGTGCGTGGTGTGATCCAGCAGTTGCAGGCCTGGGGAGCAACCGGTGCCGATGAGCTGGCTGGTCGTGAGGAGAACATCACGTTCTCCATGCCTAAAGAGTTACGGGTCCGCTCGCTGCTCTGA
- a CDS encoding GspH/FimT family pseudopilin, which translates to MHQRGFSLIELLMGLTIVGIVLLLVSPAFAALTQANHREEAAKSLASGIRNARSAAITLNQTVIIHGINDDWGQGWRIIVDVRGRGQEDSSNPLLVEHQSSTRVSIFGNQHVQTSVRFSHLGEPLYGGFQSGTLHVCAARKPVSQYQVVLASSGRVSLRSKQAAQALCERG; encoded by the coding sequence ATGCATCAGCGAGGCTTTAGCCTGATCGAACTGCTTATGGGACTGACGATTGTCGGGATTGTTCTGCTATTGGTCAGTCCGGCGTTCGCAGCGCTTACGCAAGCGAACCATCGCGAGGAGGCGGCGAAGTCTCTCGCCAGTGGTATTCGCAACGCCAGAAGCGCAGCGATTACGCTTAATCAGACCGTCATCATCCACGGAATAAACGACGACTGGGGTCAGGGTTGGCGGATCATTGTGGATGTACGCGGCAGAGGCCAGGAGGACAGCAGCAATCCGCTGCTGGTTGAGCACCAGAGCAGCACTCGGGTGTCGATTTTCGGCAATCAGCATGTCCAGACTTCCGTACGTTTCAGTCATCTGGGAGAACCGCTGTACGGTGGATTTCAATCGGGGACGCTGCACGTTTGCGCAGCCCGCAAACCGGTGAGTCAGTACCAGGTGGTGCTGGCCTCGAGTGGGCGCGTCAGCCTGCGCAGCAAACAGGCTGCACAGGCGTTATGCGAACGAGGATAA
- a CDS encoding GspH/FimT family pseudopilin, translating into MDLRTKGFTLIELLVSLAVFLILITLAVPMFTRSVQNSRADTEVGDLQRGLNFARLEAIDRGITTRLRPTAGGSVWTGELTVYDGTGTPANVLRVVPAMSSGATLTLTSGVTAIDFNNLGGLSAPSTPVVISYVLGAQSRTLNVCLNGRILLGGSCG; encoded by the coding sequence ATGGATCTTCGTACAAAAGGTTTCACGCTGATCGAGCTGCTGGTCTCGCTCGCGGTTTTTCTGATCCTGATCACCCTGGCCGTGCCAATGTTTACCCGATCGGTGCAAAACAGCAGGGCCGACACCGAAGTCGGTGATCTGCAACGCGGACTCAATTTCGCACGGCTTGAAGCTATCGACCGGGGCATCACCACCCGTTTGCGCCCCACAGCCGGTGGCAGCGTCTGGACTGGCGAGTTGACGGTCTACGACGGTACTGGCACGCCGGCCAATGTATTGCGGGTTGTTCCAGCGATGAGCAGCGGCGCGACTCTGACGCTAACCTCAGGAGTGACCGCTATCGATTTCAACAATCTGGGCGGCTTATCGGCGCCATCCACACCCGTGGTGATCAGCTATGTGCTGGGCGCGCAAAGCAGGACGCTGAATGTGTGTTTGAACGGACGAATTCTATTGGGTGGAAGTTGCGGATGA
- the pilV gene encoding type IV pilus modification protein PilV, protein MRERSQHAQEGMTLIEVLVALVILTVGLLGAAAIQLNALKYTDSSRMTSQASFIAYDIMDRIRANSGADYTVTPPTSGNLSVARDQDLYDFTTNIVNFGGATATGTIALNQRVYTITITWDDSRAANIANSRRSFVLTSRATVDPVATP, encoded by the coding sequence ATGAGGGAGCGGAGCCAGCATGCACAGGAAGGCATGACGCTGATCGAAGTCTTGGTCGCGTTGGTGATTCTGACCGTGGGGTTGTTAGGTGCGGCGGCGATTCAGCTCAATGCGCTGAAGTACACCGACAGCTCACGGATGACCAGCCAGGCGAGTTTTATCGCCTACGACATAATGGACCGTATCCGTGCCAACTCCGGCGCCGATTACACCGTCACGCCACCGACGTCGGGCAACCTGAGCGTCGCCCGGGACCAGGACCTTTACGATTTCACCACCAACATCGTTAATTTCGGCGGCGCCACTGCCACCGGCACCATTGCGTTGAACCAGCGTGTGTACACCATCACTATCACTTGGGATGACTCGCGTGCGGCCAATATCGCCAATTCGCGTCGCAGCTTTGTCCTGACCAGTCGTGCCACGGTCGATCCGGTGGCGACGCCATGA